In Dyadobacter subterraneus, a single genomic region encodes these proteins:
- a CDS encoding alpha-galactosidase, translating to MSVNFKILTFLFCCVLFDTNAQNFPVWKPDLENKKPADWLVQPITEKAEVFKSQDGKDIVLYNGLLKRTFRITPDLACVDFKNLSNGQQLLRAVKAEARITINGKNYNVGGLYGQKENAYLLPEWVDKFKTSDSAFHYVRYTTEEIKPYLNWKTAMWTGNKKNATGKTISFYYTSSLAALKGLEIAVHYSLYDGLPLISKWVTIQNNTGSSVKIDQVVNEILAVVEEESAVVGTPEQMAKPNGIYIENNFAFNNAMRYPLSDQATHWKVDPLYTSQVNYDFKTPCLLEIHPKRDIGIVLKKDEFFESVRTYELLNDKYDRERNGLAVRKMYRAIAPWTTSNPIFMHLVSKNDQEVRTAIDQCAATGYEALILSFGSHCNMEDTTAANLKKWKELADYAHGKNIFIGSYSLFSSRKISPEDDVIDPKTGKPGGAFFGNAPCMGSKWGLGYIETLKHFMTATGFNIFENDGPYPGDVCASTTHPGHQGLEDSQWKQMELQKGLYRWCNQNGVYVNAPDWYFLDGTNKIALGYREVNFSLSREQQMILNRQNIFDAMWSEIPSMVWGFVPLTKYQGGGPEAILEPLSEHLDAYRQLMMQYYGAGIQACYRGPRLYDTDVTKKTVIEVVDWYKKYRDILNSDVIHLRRADGRDWDGIMHVNPGLKEKGLVMLYNPLNESITRDIKLPVYYTSKHAGLKIRERDGVSKTYQVDREFNVPINVQIPARGYTWLVLE from the coding sequence ATGAGTGTCAATTTTAAAATCTTAACCTTCCTTTTTTGCTGTGTTTTATTTGATACAAATGCGCAAAATTTCCCGGTTTGGAAACCAGATCTTGAAAACAAAAAACCCGCAGACTGGCTTGTTCAGCCAATAACCGAAAAAGCCGAAGTATTTAAAAGTCAGGACGGAAAGGATATAGTTTTGTATAATGGATTACTAAAACGGACTTTTCGGATTACACCGGATCTGGCTTGCGTGGATTTTAAAAATTTATCCAACGGACAGCAGTTGCTGCGGGCCGTAAAAGCAGAAGCCAGAATCACCATCAACGGCAAAAATTATAATGTCGGCGGTTTGTACGGACAAAAAGAAAATGCTTATTTATTGCCTGAATGGGTCGACAAATTTAAAACCTCAGATAGTGCTTTTCATTATGTCAGATACACAACGGAAGAAATAAAACCCTACCTGAATTGGAAAACCGCCATGTGGACAGGAAATAAGAAAAATGCCACAGGTAAGACCATTTCTTTTTATTATACCTCATCCCTTGCAGCTCTAAAAGGACTGGAAATCGCGGTTCATTATTCACTTTACGACGGCCTTCCGCTTATCAGTAAATGGGTTACCATTCAAAATAATACAGGCTCTTCGGTTAAAATCGACCAAGTTGTTAACGAAATTCTGGCGGTTGTCGAGGAAGAAAGTGCAGTGGTAGGAACGCCGGAACAAATGGCAAAGCCTAACGGTATTTATATTGAAAACAATTTTGCTTTCAATAACGCGATGCGTTACCCTTTGAGCGATCAGGCAACGCATTGGAAAGTCGATCCGCTTTATACGTCGCAGGTCAACTACGATTTTAAAACGCCATGTTTGCTGGAAATTCATCCAAAAAGGGATATTGGAATTGTACTTAAAAAAGATGAGTTTTTCGAATCGGTCAGAACGTATGAATTATTAAACGATAAATATGACAGGGAAAGAAATGGGTTGGCGGTAAGAAAAATGTACCGTGCCATTGCGCCGTGGACTACGAGCAATCCAATTTTTATGCACCTTGTCAGCAAAAATGACCAGGAAGTGCGTACTGCAATTGACCAGTGTGCCGCAACCGGATATGAAGCCCTGATTTTAAGTTTTGGCAGCCATTGCAACATGGAAGATACAACAGCTGCTAACCTGAAAAAGTGGAAAGAACTGGCGGATTATGCACATGGCAAAAATATTTTTATCGGTAGTTATTCTTTGTTCAGTTCAAGAAAAATCAGTCCGGAAGATGACGTGATTGATCCGAAAACGGGAAAACCGGGCGGTGCTTTTTTTGGAAATGCTCCCTGCATGGGAAGTAAGTGGGGACTGGGATATATCGAAACGCTGAAACATTTCATGACCGCCACCGGCTTTAATATTTTTGAAAATGACGGGCCTTATCCCGGTGATGTATGTGCATCAACAACGCATCCGGGCCACCAGGGACTTGAAGATTCTCAGTGGAAACAGATGGAGCTTCAAAAAGGATTGTACCGTTGGTGTAATCAAAATGGCGTTTACGTAAACGCGCCGGATTGGTACTTTCTGGATGGTACAAATAAAATTGCGCTGGGCTACCGGGAAGTAAATTTTTCTCTGTCAAGAGAACAGCAGATGATACTAAACCGCCAGAATATTTTCGATGCCATGTGGAGTGAAATTCCTTCGATGGTCTGGGGTTTTGTGCCGCTTACAAAATATCAGGGAGGTGGACCGGAGGCAATTCTGGAACCACTTTCTGAACATCTTGACGCTTACAGACAATTGATGATGCAGTATTATGGGGCAGGGATTCAGGCTTGCTATCGCGGTCCACGGTTGTATGATACGGATGTTACAAAAAAGACAGTTATAGAGGTGGTTGACTGGTACAAAAAATACCGTGATATCCTTAATTCAGACGTTATTCATTTGCGACGTGCGGATGGCCGCGATTGGGATGGCATAATGCATGTTAATCCGGGTTTGAAAGAAAAAGGATTGGTAATGCTTTACAATCCTTTAAATGAAAGCATCACACGGGATATAAAACTTCCTGTTTATTACACTTCCAAACATGCCGGTTTGAAAATCAGGGAAAGGGACGGTGTATCCAAAACATATCAGGTTGACAGGGAATTTAACGTGCCGATAAATGTTCAGATCCCGGCCCGAGGATATACCTGGCTGGTTTTGGAATAG
- a CDS encoding DUF7133 domain-containing protein, which produces MKRNFLRTGFILFSTLFFTCRQPASKSNLTAAFKPDQVEQNPSSKVLSPEESMKTMHLPEGYHLQLVASEPMIQEPVAIVWDGNGRMYVAEMRSYMQDINGTGERFPTCRISRLEDTDGDGKMDKSTIFIDKLVLPRMMLTLDDRLIVNETYTYNLHSYRDTNGDGIADEKKLVFKNDAEDKANLEHQRSGLIWNTDNWIYTTTSPARYRYTNGMLEVDSLADAGGQWGLTHDDYGRLFFSSAGGETPALDFQQNPIYGRLDLKDQRIDDFDIVYPIIATPDVEGGKKRLKTDSTLNHFTASCGQTVYRGDKLPADLKGDLLICEPVGRLIRRAKVLNQEGKTVLKNAYDKSEFIASTDMNFRPVNMDTGPDGNLYIVDMYHGIIQEGNWTKPGSYLRPQILRKNLDKNINRGRIYRLVHDDFKPGEKPDLLDASSEKLISYLSHPNGWWRDNAQKLLVVRNDKTIVPELEDLALGKRSFWQKLAFWKSKPAPIAKVHALWTLEGLKSINENILISALKDTDPQVRKTAVKISEMYLKKKEAPILSSLEPLKNDLNADVKIQLAASLRYSKNDKARAILKELIDRNNSNELLFVTASRSLNEADPEMQDLLLKTAKMRGDDKELVFAGAAIFRQFCSICHGLDGKGLPSEVAPPLAGSPRVNGNKNVLISIILNGLTGPVNNKNYSGTMVALGNNDDEYIASVASFIRTGLGNQGGLIQDRDVEKVRKRVGGRETPWTLDELKQLHQ; this is translated from the coding sequence ATGAAACGAAATTTTTTAAGGACAGGATTTATCCTGTTCTCAACCCTTTTCTTTACCTGTCGGCAACCAGCGTCAAAATCAAATTTGACTGCTGCTTTCAAGCCGGATCAGGTTGAACAAAATCCTTCTTCCAAAGTTTTGTCGCCGGAAGAAAGTATGAAAACAATGCATTTACCGGAAGGTTATCATTTGCAATTAGTCGCCAGTGAACCGATGATTCAGGAACCAGTTGCGATTGTCTGGGATGGAAATGGCAGGATGTATGTGGCTGAAATGAGAAGTTATATGCAGGACATAAACGGCACCGGAGAACGTTTTCCGACCTGCCGGATTTCCCGCCTTGAAGACACGGATGGAGATGGAAAAATGGATAAGAGCACGATATTTATTGACAAACTTGTGCTGCCAAGAATGATGCTGACGCTTGATGACAGGCTGATTGTTAATGAAACTTACACTTACAATCTGCATAGTTATCGTGATACAAATGGCGATGGAATTGCCGATGAGAAAAAACTTGTTTTCAAAAATGATGCAGAGGATAAGGCAAATCTGGAACATCAGAGAAGCGGACTGATATGGAATACCGACAATTGGATTTATACAACAACGAGTCCGGCGCGTTACAGGTATACTAATGGAATGCTAGAAGTGGATTCCCTGGCGGACGCTGGCGGACAATGGGGTTTAACGCATGACGATTACGGGAGGTTATTCTTCTCATCTGCCGGTGGAGAAACGCCGGCGCTGGATTTTCAGCAAAATCCGATTTATGGAAGACTTGATTTGAAAGACCAGCGTATTGACGATTTTGATATTGTGTATCCAATCATTGCGACGCCGGATGTGGAAGGAGGGAAGAAGCGTTTAAAAACAGACAGTACATTGAATCATTTTACTGCTTCCTGTGGACAAACTGTTTATCGGGGTGATAAATTACCAGCTGACCTGAAAGGAGATCTGCTGATTTGTGAACCTGTTGGACGGCTGATCCGAAGGGCAAAAGTCTTAAATCAGGAGGGTAAAACGGTTTTGAAAAATGCCTATGACAAATCGGAATTTATAGCGTCGACGGATATGAACTTCCGGCCGGTTAATATGGATACAGGCCCGGATGGGAATTTGTACATTGTCGATATGTACCACGGAATAATTCAGGAAGGAAACTGGACAAAGCCGGGAAGTTATCTTCGTCCGCAAATTCTTCGTAAAAACCTTGATAAGAATATCAACAGAGGAAGAATTTACAGACTTGTTCATGATGACTTCAAGCCGGGAGAAAAACCGGATTTGCTGGATGCAAGTTCAGAAAAGCTGATATCCTATTTGTCGCATCCCAACGGTTGGTGGCGTGATAATGCACAGAAATTACTGGTTGTCCGTAATGACAAAACCATAGTGCCGGAACTGGAAGATCTTGCGTTGGGCAAAAGAAGTTTTTGGCAGAAACTGGCTTTCTGGAAATCAAAGCCTGCACCTATTGCAAAAGTTCATGCCTTATGGACGTTGGAAGGTTTGAAAAGTATCAACGAAAATATCCTGATCTCTGCTTTGAAAGATACTGATCCGCAGGTCAGAAAAACTGCTGTGAAAATCAGTGAAATGTATTTGAAAAAGAAAGAAGCACCGATTCTGTCCTCTTTGGAACCTCTGAAAAATGACCTGAATGCAGACGTCAAAATTCAGCTTGCGGCTTCTCTTCGATATAGTAAAAATGACAAAGCACGGGCGATTTTAAAAGAGCTGATAGATCGAAATAATTCTAATGAATTGTTGTTTGTCACAGCGTCAAGAAGCTTGAATGAAGCGGACCCTGAGATGCAGGATTTGCTGCTGAAAACGGCAAAAATGAGAGGTGATGACAAAGAACTGGTATTTGCCGGAGCTGCGATTTTCAGACAATTCTGTTCTATTTGTCATGGACTGGATGGCAAAGGTTTACCGTCAGAAGTGGCGCCACCATTAGCTGGTTCGCCGAGGGTTAATGGAAACAAAAACGTTTTGATCAGTATTATTCTCAACGGGCTGACAGGGCCGGTTAACAATAAAAATTATTCCGGAACCATGGTTGCCCTGGGAAATAATGATGACGAATACATTGCTTCGGTAGCCAGTTTCATCAGAACCGGACTTGGCAATCAGGGCGGGTTAATTCAGGATCGCGATGTTGAAAAAGTAAGGAAAAGGGTAGGGGGCAGAGAAACGCCCTGGACTCTGGATGAACTGAAACAGCTTCATCAATAA
- a CDS encoding DUF5009 domain-containing protein: MTSKFSVTRLDSIDIFRALTMFLMIFVNDLWTLEGVPKWLEHSAAKDDAMGFSDIIFPCFLFIVGLSIPFAIANRKSKGDSDLTIGRHIVERTIALLLMGIFTVNLESANDGMIISKYVWEIFMVIAFFLIWNVYPEKPENKSIYRLLKFIGLLILIGLAVIYKGGEADNIVWMKTHWYGILGLIGWTYLICAFVYLIVGDNVALVVLACVFFAIFNMAEFSGALGFLHRIRPHVWIVGSGSMPGLAMGGILASVIYRKYSKQMSSTTFLLILIGLGIVSFIYGFGTRPFWGISKIRATPAWVGICSGISFVAFAFFYWLTDLQGKKDWAKILKPAGTSTLTCYLIPYVWYAVVTLAGISLPIFLRTGIIGIIKSLLFSLIIVLITGLINKIGIKLKI, translated from the coding sequence ATGACTTCCAAATTTTCTGTAACAAGGCTGGATTCTATAGACATTTTCAGAGCGTTGACTATGTTTCTAATGATTTTCGTAAATGATCTCTGGACACTTGAAGGTGTTCCTAAATGGTTGGAACACAGCGCGGCCAAAGATGATGCCATGGGTTTTTCCGATATTATTTTTCCATGTTTTCTTTTTATCGTAGGCCTTTCGATTCCTTTTGCCATAGCAAACAGAAAGTCAAAAGGTGACAGCGATCTGACCATTGGAAGGCACATTGTTGAACGCACAATTGCTCTTCTTTTGATGGGAATTTTTACTGTTAATCTTGAAAGTGCTAATGACGGAATGATTATCAGTAAATATGTCTGGGAAATCTTCATGGTTATAGCTTTCTTTTTAATCTGGAATGTTTATCCTGAAAAACCGGAAAATAAATCAATTTACAGGCTCCTGAAATTTATCGGGCTTCTGATTTTGATCGGACTTGCGGTAATTTATAAAGGCGGAGAAGCTGATAATATTGTCTGGATGAAAACGCATTGGTATGGTATTCTCGGCTTGATTGGCTGGACTTATCTGATCTGTGCATTCGTTTATTTGATAGTCGGCGATAATGTTGCGTTAGTTGTTCTTGCCTGTGTGTTTTTTGCGATTTTTAATATGGCAGAGTTTTCCGGTGCACTTGGTTTTCTTCATAGAATTAGACCACATGTCTGGATAGTTGGCAGTGGATCTATGCCTGGATTAGCAATGGGCGGGATTCTAGCTTCTGTTATTTATAGAAAATATTCTAAACAGATGTCATCTACAACGTTTTTACTTATTTTAATTGGCCTTGGAATAGTATCATTTATTTATGGCTTTGGAACGAGACCGTTTTGGGGAATTTCCAAAATAAGGGCAACACCGGCCTGGGTTGGAATTTGCAGCGGGATCAGCTTTGTTGCTTTTGCCTTTTTCTATTGGTTAACCGATTTGCAGGGAAAAAAAGACTGGGCAAAAATTCTGAAACCTGCCGGTACTTCCACACTTACCTGCTATCTGATTCCTTATGTTTGGTATGCGGTAGTTACATTGGCAGGAATCAGTTTGCCGATTTTTCTTAGAACTGGTATCATCGGTATTATCAAATCGCTGCTTTTCTCATTGATCATTGTTTTAATCACAGGATTGATAAACAAGATTGGTATAAAACTTAAAATCTAA
- a CDS encoding sugar phosphate isomerase/epimerase family protein, producing MNTRREFVKKGVAGLMAGSVVSLPETFSAQAKEKKEDLFKLAMAGFSFVNFSLDQSLEMMKKTDVHYLCIKDFHLPYASTAEQITAFHEKLKQSGVTGYAVGPIYAKSKTEIDNSFDYAKRVGVKLIVGIPNHEDLPYVAKKVKETGIRYAIHIHGPGDKLYPNAMSVYELIKNLDPGVGICFDMGHDARYGNDPIADLEKYQKRIFDLHLKNVTSATPGGTTCELGRGVIDVPLFIKTLRKIKYSGMCSLEYEKDMKDPLAGIAESVGYYKGVCDAI from the coding sequence ATGAATACACGACGGGAATTTGTTAAAAAAGGAGTTGCCGGCTTAATGGCCGGTTCTGTGGTTTCCTTGCCGGAAACCTTTTCTGCGCAGGCAAAAGAGAAAAAAGAAGATTTATTCAAGCTCGCTATGGCTGGTTTCAGTTTCGTGAATTTCAGTCTGGACCAGTCGCTTGAAATGATGAAGAAAACAGATGTGCATTACCTTTGCATCAAAGATTTTCATCTTCCCTATGCCAGCACTGCCGAACAAATCACAGCTTTTCATGAAAAATTGAAACAATCGGGTGTAACTGGTTATGCAGTTGGACCGATATATGCAAAATCAAAAACGGAAATTGATAACTCCTTTGATTATGCCAAGAGAGTGGGCGTGAAATTGATCGTGGGTATTCCCAATCATGAGGATTTGCCTTACGTTGCCAAAAAAGTAAAAGAAACAGGAATTCGTTATGCCATTCATATTCACGGTCCGGGCGACAAACTGTATCCAAATGCAATGTCGGTTTACGAGTTGATTAAAAATCTTGATCCGGGTGTTGGAATATGTTTTGATATGGGCCACGACGCAAGATATGGCAATGACCCGATCGCGGATCTGGAAAAATACCAAAAAAGGATTTTTGACCTACACTTGAAAAATGTTACGTCCGCTACGCCTGGTGGTACTACCTGCGAGCTTGGACGTGGGGTAATTGATGTTCCCCTGTTCATAAAAACGCTCCGGAAAATAAAATATTCCGGCATGTGCAGCCTCGAATATGAGAAGGATATGAAAGATCCACTGGCGGGAATTGCAGAATCTGTCGGTTATTATAAAGGTGTTTGTGATGCGATTTGA
- the pgi gene encoding glucose-6-phosphate isomerase, translating into MLQSTPFDQTAAYKKLKTHHKTISQKHLKDLFLEDPDRARKFSLRFGDIVLDYSKNRITTRTRAYLIQLAEEVGLSDAIEQMFSGEKINATEGRSVLHTALRNRSNTPVLVDGKDVMPDVNEVLAKMKDFSNKVRSGSWKGYTGKEITDIVNIGIGGSDLGPVMVTEALKAYGKKGLNVHFVSNVDGTHIAETTKSLDPETTLFMIASKTFTTQETMTNALTARGWFLEKAEDEEHVKKHFVAISTNRPEVEKFGIDPENMFGFWDWVGGRYSLWSAIGLSIACFVGFNNFEQLLAGAHDMDNHFRTTKLERNIPVILGLLGVWYNNFFDAQTHAILPYDQYLHRFAAYFQQGDMESNGKYVGRNGEPVTYQTGPVIWGEPGTNGQHAFYQLIHQGTKVIPCDFIAPAVSHNPIGEHHKMLLSNFFAQTEALMNGKTYEEASEELKAAGKSKEEIDFLTPFKVFQGNKPTNSFLVKKITPKVLGSLLAMYEHKIFVQGIIWNIFSFDQWGVELGKQLANKIYPELQNDWPATNHDSSTNSLINQYKRWR; encoded by the coding sequence ATGCTTCAATCGACACCTTTTGATCAGACGGCAGCATATAAAAAGCTGAAAACCCACCATAAAACAATTTCCCAGAAGCATTTAAAAGACCTTTTTCTTGAAGATCCGGACCGTGCACGTAAATTCTCTCTACGTTTTGGAGATATCGTTCTGGATTATTCAAAAAACAGAATTACTACAAGGACAAGAGCATATTTGATTCAACTTGCAGAAGAAGTTGGTTTATCAGATGCTATTGAACAAATGTTCAGCGGAGAAAAAATCAATGCTACCGAAGGTCGTTCTGTTCTTCACACCGCTCTTCGTAATCGCTCCAATACACCAGTTCTGGTTGATGGAAAAGATGTGATGCCGGATGTTAATGAAGTATTGGCGAAAATGAAAGATTTTTCCAATAAAGTACGTTCGGGATCATGGAAAGGATATACTGGAAAGGAAATTACAGACATTGTTAATATCGGTATCGGTGGAAGTGATTTGGGCCCGGTCATGGTAACTGAGGCACTTAAAGCATATGGTAAAAAAGGCTTGAATGTTCATTTTGTATCGAATGTGGATGGAACACACATCGCAGAAACTACAAAATCACTTGATCCGGAAACAACTTTGTTCATGATTGCTTCCAAAACTTTCACTACGCAGGAAACTATGACAAACGCGCTTACGGCACGTGGCTGGTTTTTGGAAAAAGCGGAAGATGAGGAACATGTGAAAAAACACTTTGTTGCCATTTCAACGAACCGCCCGGAAGTAGAAAAATTTGGTATCGATCCTGAAAACATGTTTGGGTTCTGGGACTGGGTTGGTGGTCGTTACTCGTTGTGGTCTGCTATTGGTTTGTCTATTGCCTGTTTTGTTGGTTTCAACAATTTTGAGCAGTTGCTGGCTGGTGCGCACGATATGGACAACCATTTCAGAACTACAAAACTGGAAAGAAATATTCCGGTGATTCTGGGATTGCTTGGTGTATGGTATAACAATTTCTTCGACGCGCAAACGCACGCTATTTTGCCTTACGATCAATATCTGCATCGTTTTGCAGCTTATTTCCAGCAGGGAGATATGGAAAGTAACGGGAAATATGTCGGACGTAACGGCGAACCTGTTACCTATCAAACGGGGCCTGTTATCTGGGGTGAGCCTGGTACAAACGGGCAGCATGCTTTCTACCAGTTAATTCACCAGGGTACAAAAGTTATCCCTTGCGATTTTATTGCGCCAGCGGTAAGCCACAATCCTATCGGCGAACATCATAAAATGCTTTTGTCGAACTTTTTCGCTCAAACAGAAGCACTTATGAATGGTAAAACCTACGAAGAAGCAAGCGAAGAATTAAAAGCAGCCGGTAAAAGCAAGGAAGAAATCGATTTCCTTACGCCGTTCAAAGTGTTCCAGGGCAATAAACCTACCAACTCGTTTTTGGTTAAGAAAATCACACCGAAAGTTTTGGGTAGCCTGCTTGCGATGTATGAGCACAAGATTTTTGTGCAGGGAATTATCTGGAATATTTTCAGCTTTGACCAATGGGGCGTTGAACTTGGTAAGCAACTTGCAAACAAGATTTACCCGGAACTTCAAAATGACTGGCCAGCGACCAATCATGATAGCTCAACCAACAGTTTGATCAATCAATATAAACGCTGGAGATAA
- a CDS encoding VanZ family protein: MRPANPFQLLLSFLSKHAWVAIFWTLLILVACSWPGKDIPEAPVTGFDKLVHAGLFAGFTVFWLLFYPQKAVTVILAGIAYGVGIEFYQEIMPLDRTFDLLDIVADSIGVFIGFGFKAIVLDRYLQRLY; encoded by the coding sequence ATGCGACCTGCAAATCCATTTCAGCTTCTTTTGAGTTTTCTTTCCAAACACGCCTGGGTTGCTATCTTTTGGACATTACTTATTTTGGTGGCTTGCAGCTGGCCGGGAAAGGATATTCCGGAAGCACCAGTGACAGGTTTTGATAAACTGGTGCACGCAGGTCTTTTTGCCGGTTTTACAGTTTTTTGGCTTTTGTTTTATCCACAAAAAGCAGTGACCGTGATTCTGGCCGGAATTGCTTATGGTGTAGGGATTGAGTTCTATCAAGAAATAATGCCACTAGACCGAACATTTGACTTGCTCGATATAGTGGCAGATTCTATTGGCGTTTTTATTGGATTCGGTTTTAAAGCAATCGTGCTTGACCGTTATCTCCAGCGTTTATATTGA
- a CDS encoding prolyl oligopeptidase family serine peptidase codes for MRKIILGFFFVIICISNPARSQTVYKFTDGLAVGPCHQYGREAIYKDELAYQLYSGLLTKPQEGSVFTKNEKGEEVKWKPVKTDTSGRFRGEAFTNGYIYLTYQSSKEQSVLLNITGHDMVYVNGVPRGGDAYRYGWMHLPVQLKKGNNQFYIRVARFGRFGGITAKLTFPQKAIAFNTDDLTLPHIVPSLRNDSLWLGIVVLNTTSKKLSGLQVNTDLSGKMITTKLPEIPPMSSRKVAILVDARGSLSTGKHKVGIRLQQNKKAIDETSVELESIAEGKHYSRTFVSAMDGSVQYYSVAPQSKSDGTAPALFLSVHGAEVQAINQARAYKPKDWGVVVAPTNRRPRGFNWEDWGRIDALEVFEIAKKQYKPDPSRIYLTGHSMGGHGTWFLGATYPGNWAAIAPSAGYPNLSSYGSHDGQIPENSEIPMEAILLRASNPSNVLALATNYKTLGVYVAHGDADKTVSVEYARQMRKLLGTFHNDFSYYEYPGGEHWYGDESVDWAPIFNFFSWHKIKKDTADNHIDFKTANPGISSKMRWAGIYQQTSPLNYSRIQLDRDKIKNSITGKTENTALLSLNLGGFSVGKIVTIKLDSLADVQYTITKPDEIIYLKKENGWKIAAAPDLTQKNPLRYGTFKDGFKSRMIYVYATNGSKEENNWAFEKARFDSETWYFRGNGAVDIVADKDFEPAKFPDRGIVLYGNSENNLAWNKLLGECPVKVTRGKIVAGEKQFSGDDLAAYFIWPRKDSDFGSISVIAGTGMKGLKAANANQYFSGGSGFADLMIFSADMLKSGVDGVKMAGFFGNDWSFEKGEFVKK; via the coding sequence ATGAGAAAAATTATCTTAGGCTTCTTTTTTGTTATTATTTGCATTTCAAATCCGGCCAGGTCGCAAACAGTATATAAATTCACGGATGGGTTGGCGGTAGGGCCTTGTCATCAATATGGCCGCGAGGCGATTTATAAAGATGAGCTTGCTTACCAGCTCTATTCCGGCTTGCTTACAAAACCTCAGGAGGGCAGCGTTTTTACCAAAAATGAAAAGGGGGAGGAAGTAAAATGGAAACCGGTAAAAACGGATACATCCGGCCGTTTTCGTGGCGAAGCTTTTACAAACGGTTATATTTATCTGACTTATCAATCTTCAAAAGAGCAATCCGTTTTGTTGAATATTACGGGTCATGACATGGTTTATGTCAATGGAGTTCCCAGGGGCGGAGACGCTTATCGTTATGGCTGGATGCATTTACCCGTTCAATTAAAAAAAGGAAATAATCAGTTTTATATACGCGTAGCCCGATTCGGAAGGTTTGGTGGCATCACTGCAAAATTGACTTTTCCGCAAAAAGCGATCGCATTTAATACTGATGACCTAACACTTCCTCATATCGTTCCCTCTCTGAGAAATGATTCATTGTGGCTGGGAATCGTAGTTTTGAATACCACTTCAAAAAAGCTTTCAGGCTTACAGGTGAATACTGATCTTTCAGGAAAAATGATAACAACAAAACTTCCTGAGATACCGCCAATGAGTAGTAGAAAAGTTGCTATTCTGGTTGATGCTAGAGGTTCACTATCAACAGGAAAACATAAGGTGGGTATCAGGCTGCAACAGAACAAAAAAGCTATTGACGAGACAAGTGTGGAACTTGAATCCATAGCGGAAGGCAAGCATTACAGCCGGACATTTGTAAGTGCAATGGATGGAAGCGTTCAGTATTATAGCGTTGCGCCTCAGAGTAAATCTGATGGAACGGCTCCCGCACTTTTCCTGTCTGTGCATGGAGCAGAAGTACAGGCAATTAACCAGGCGCGTGCTTACAAACCAAAAGATTGGGGCGTTGTGGTGGCACCAACAAATCGTCGGCCGAGAGGATTTAACTGGGAGGATTGGGGCAGGATTGATGCGCTGGAAGTTTTTGAGATTGCAAAAAAACAGTATAAGCCAGATCCGTCGCGCATTTATTTGACCGGACATTCCATGGGTGGACACGGAACTTGGTTTCTGGGCGCTACTTATCCGGGAAATTGGGCTGCCATTGCGCCTTCTGCTGGTTATCCAAATCTTTCATCTTACGGCTCACATGACGGACAAATTCCGGAAAATTCAGAAATTCCGATGGAAGCGATTTTACTTCGTGCAAGTAATCCAAGTAATGTTCTGGCTTTGGCTACAAATTATAAAACGCTTGGTGTGTACGTAGCTCATGGCGATGCTGACAAAACAGTTTCCGTTGAATATGCACGTCAGATGAGAAAATTGCTGGGTACATTTCATAACGATTTCAGCTATTACGAATATCCCGGCGGCGAACATTGGTATGGTGATGAAAGCGTTGACTGGGCACCGATATTTAACTTTTTCAGCTGGCATAAAATAAAAAAAGACACGGCTGACAATCACATTGATTTTAAAACAGCAAATCCAGGCATTTCATCAAAAATGCGTTGGGCAGGTATTTACCAGCAAACTTCTCCTCTTAATTACAGCAGAATTCAATTAGACAGAGATAAAATTAAAAACAGTATCACTGGAAAAACAGAAAATACGGCTTTGCTTTCGCTAAATCTTGGAGGTTTTTCTGTTGGAAAAATCGTGACAATTAAGCTGGATAGCCTTGCTGACGTTCAGTATACAATCACAAAACCAGATGAAATTATTTATCTGAAAAAAGAAAATGGCTGGAAAATTGCCGCTGCGCCAGATCTTACTCAAAAAAATCCATTGCGTTACGGAACCTTCAAGGATGGATTCAAAAGTAGAATGATTTACGTTTATGCTACCAATGGATCAAAAGAAGAAAATAACTGGGCTTTTGAAAAAGCAAGATTTGATTCTGAAACCTGGTATTTTCGTGGAAACGGTGCCGTGGACATTGTTGCAGATAAAGATTTTGAGCCCGCGAAGTTCCCGGATCGTGGAATTGTGTTGTATGGTAATTCAGAAAATAATCTCGCATGGAATAAACTTCTCGGCGAATGTCCGGTAAAAGTTACCAGAGGAAAAATTGTAGCAGGAGAAAAACAATTTTCGGGGGATGATTTAGCTGCTTATTTTATCTGGCCAAGAAAGGATAGCGATTTTGGATCAATTTCTGTTATTGCAGGAACCGGGATGAAAGGATTAAAAGCTGCTAACGCCAATCAATATTTCAGCGGCGGAAGCGGTTTTGCCGATTTGATGATCTTTTCAGCAGACATGTTGAAATCCGGAGTGGATGGAGTAAAAATGGCCGGATTTTTTGGAAATGACTGGTCCTTTGAAAAAGGAGAATTTGTCAAAAAATAG